The Vigna unguiculata cultivar IT97K-499-35 chromosome 6, ASM411807v1, whole genome shotgun sequence genome contains a region encoding:
- the LOC114188322 gene encoding uncharacterized protein LOC114188322, whose translation MGGWSEVLPLVEFTYNNSYHSSIEFLQQTFEKVKTIQERMRATQSRQKSYADKRRRPLEFEAGDHVFLRVTLTADPSHILESDDIQIREDLTVTIRPVQILDSQVKKL comes from the exons ATGGGTGGCTGGAGTGAGGTGCTTCCATTGGTAGAGTTCACGTACAATAACAGCTACCACTCCAGTATAG AATTTCTGCAGCAGACTTTTGAGAAAGTCAAGACAATTCAGGAGAGAATGAGGGCTACTCAGAGCAGACAGAAGTCATACGCAGATAAAAGGAGGCGGCCACTAGAGTTTGAAGCTGGGGACCATGTATTTCTCAGAGTGACACTGACGGCAG ATCCATCTCACATACTGGAGTCAGACGATATTCAGATCCGGGAAGACTTGACGGTGACCATTAGACCAGTGCAGATCCTCGACTCGCAAGTGAAGAAGTTATGA
- the LOC114188321 gene encoding uncharacterized protein LOC114188321, producing the protein MQNREEEVTWTSFRTIFLEKYFLDSAKHERKAEFLTLQQGDLSMQAYVERFEYLSRFYSQTVTEEWRYMKFEGGLKHELRRFIVPLRIREFPVLVEQAKIVEQLEMGPNWVSCTQKSSVEGRQHKKPYSRPASSSQKLRCYNCGEEHLRRDCTRPASSGGNRMSTRKCYICDQPGHFANKCPNKKTTPGARSQPPSSDRPRAVGRVFSMTTTEATRLGNLILDYWLLFGNSVLVLFDLGASQSFISHDCVKKLGLSTRDLGCELVVSTPASGQVSTNLACVGCLMEVEGRRFKVNLVCFPLEGLEVILGMDWLSINHVVIDCGRRRIVFPETEGLEVVTSHEAEKDMKQGYTCFVLVAQEKKISNEEHISRIQVVDEYVDVFPDEIPELPPRRDIDFSIDLIPEAGLVSAAPYRMAPAELAELKKQIEDLLEKKFI; encoded by the coding sequence ATGCAGAACAGGGAGGAGGAGGTGACTTGGACCAGCTTCAGGACCATATTCCTGGAGAAATACTTCTTGGATAGCGCCAAACATGAGCGCAAGGCCGAGTTCCTCACCTTACAACAGGGGGACTTATCAATGCAGGCCTATGTTGAGAGGTTTGAGTATCTCTCAAGGTTCTACTCACAGACAGTGACTGAAGAATGGCGCTACATGAAGTTTGAAGGTGGTCTCAAACATGAACTGAGGCGCTTTATTGTACCACTGAGGATACGTGAGTTTCCAGTTTTGGTCGAGCAGGCCAAAATTGTGGAACAACTGGAGATGGGGCCCAACTGGGTCAGTTGCACACAGAAGAGTAGCGTTGAGGGCAGACAACATAAGAAGCCCTACAGTAGACCGGCATCATCCTCACAAAAACTAAGGTGCTATAACTGTGGAGAAGAGCACCTTAGGAGAGACTGCACCAGACCAGCTAGTAGTGGAGGCAATAGGATGAGCACTCGCAAGTGTTATATTTGTGACCAGCCAGGACATTTTGCTAACAAATGTCCTAATAAGAAGACCACTCCAGGAGCACGGTCTCAGCCACCTTCGTCTGATAGGCCGAGAGCAGTAGGCCGGGTTTTTTCTATGACCACCACTGAGGCCACCCGGTTAGGTAATCTCATCTTGGACTACTGGTTATTATTTGGTAACAGTGTTTTGGTGCTTTTTGATTTAGGAGCTTCGCAATCCTTTATATCCCATGATTGTGTGAAGAAACTGGGATTGTCTACTCGTGACCTGGGATGCGAGTTGGTAGTTTCGACACCAGCATCTGGACAGGTTTCAACAAATTTAGCCTGTGTTGGATGCTTGATGGAGGTAGAGGGCAGACGCTTCAAGGTGAACCTCGTTTGCTTTCCCTTGGAGGGATTGGAGGTTATACTGGGAATGGACTGGCTGTCTATTAACCATGTGGTGattgattgtggacggcgcagAATTGTGTTTCCAGAAACTGAGGGGTTAGAGGTTGTGACCTCACATGAGGCCGAAAAAGATATGAAGCAAGGATATACTTGCTTTGTGTTAGTGgcccaagagaagaagataagcAATGAAGAGCATATCAGTCGAATACAAGTGGTAGATGAATATGTCGACGTATTTCCAGACGAGATACCCGAGTTGCCACCCAGAAGGGATATAGACTTCTCAATTGATCTAATCCCTGAAGCGGGTCTAGTGTCAGCAGCTCCATACAGAATGGCACCAGCGGAACTAGCAGAGTTGAAAAAGCAGATCGAGGATTTGCTAGAGAAGAAATTCATCTGA